In Kytococcus sedentarius DSM 20547, the sequence CGGGAAAGTCCAGGTGGGCCAGGGCGCGGGCTCGTGTGCGACCGACCAGGCGGTCGAGGGCCTGAGTCGGCGGGGACGCCCAGTCACTGGTGGCGTTGCGAGCGGGGTAGAGAACCGTGGGTGGCCGCGCCGGGTCGGTGCTGGTCTGGACGTTGGGCCAGCCGAAGATCGTGGGGACCAGGATGAGCGCGCGGCCGGGCCCGGTGTCGTCGGCATAGCGGGATGAGGTGCGCACGATGGCCTGCCCGGTCCACATGAGGGTGGGGTGCAGTCCGTTGATCATGGCCCCGAAGCCTGCGCTCGCGACGCTGGCTGCACGGGCGTGGATGTCTGCCAGCAGAACCTGGCGCATGGCCGGCCAGAGCGGCTCGATCGCCTCCTGCCAGAGGGCGTCGACGGCCTCGGCGAGAGCTGCCGCGGTGCCGTCCGGATCGTCGGCCAGGCGGCTGACCGTGGTGGGGTCTGCCCGGCCGTCCTGGACGAGCTCGCCCAGCTGGGCAGTGATCTCTTCGGCAGGGGTGGCGCGGATCAGCTCTGCGACCACAGCGGGGTCTTCCGTCATCGGGGTGAGGAAGTCAGGGACGTAGCCCCGGGCGGTGATGACCTGGGTGAGCGTTGCGAGTGATGTGGTGGGAGCGGCGGCACGAACGTCGCGCAGGAGCGCCCGATGGGCGGGGAACCGTGCTGGGGCCACCAGTGCCCGGACGATCCGGACGAGCTCGTGGGCCGGGGAGGTGGTGAACCTGGCCGAGGCGACGTCCGAGGAGTCCAGACGGATCACGATGGACTTTCGATCCATCTCGAAAGAGTAGCCGTCGCCCGGTGCGACTGACAGCGTGACGGCCATGACTGCGACCCCTTTGCCCTACGCCTCCGAGCCCGTCGCTTCACCGTTCGGGTACGGCATCCATCACGTTCAGCTGGCCATCCCGCCCGGTGCCGAAGACGAGGCGCGAAGCTTCTACGTCGATCTGCTCGGCCTCCTCGAGGTCGCCAAGCCACCGGTGCTGGCTGCCCGAGGTGGGCTGTGGGTGCGTGCTGATCGCCTTGAGATCCATCTCGGCATCGAGCAGGACTTCCGCGCCGCGGCGAAGGCTCACCCGGGCATCTTGGTCACTGACCTGGACGCCCTGGACGGTCACCTGACCGGCCAGGGCGTGGCGACAACCTGGGACGCCAACTTCCCCGGCATGCGCCGGTTCTACGTGCACGACCCCTTCGGCAACCGCATCGAGTTCCTCCAGCCTGCGGTGGAGTGAGGGCTCCGTCCCCTCACCCGTAGTGGTACCGGCAGGCTGCGATGCGGATCTCGTCCTCGGTGACCTTGTGGACGAGGCGGTGCTCGTCGGTGATGCGGCGGGACCAGTACCCGGCGAGGCTGTGCTTCAGGGCCTCGGGCTTGCCGGTGCCCTCGTTGCCGTTCCGGGCGACGTCCTTGAGCAGGGTGTTGATCCGCTTGAGCACCTTGCGGTCCTGGGCCTGCCACCAGAGGTAGTCCTCCCAGGCGTTCTCGTCCCAGACCAGGCGCACGTCAGTCGGTCTCGATCAGCTCGTGCTCGGTGCCGCCGCCGGCCTCGAGGCGGTCCATGGCGTCGAGCAGGCGGCGGGCGTTGGCCGGGGACCGCATGAGGTAGGCGGTCTCGCGGAGGGACTCGTACTCCTCCAGGGACACGATGACGACGGGCTCGTGCCCGGCGCGGGTGATGACGACCTCCTCGCGGTCGTCCACCACGTGGTCGAGCACCTCGGCGTATCGCCGGCGTGACTCGGTGTAGCTGAGCGTCTTCACGGCCCCTCCTGGTGTATGTACAGAAAAGTGTACATCCACTAGGAGGGGTTGATTGCCTTGGTGGTGATGGGCTCGCGCCCTGCTCAGGGGGAATGGCTACCGTGGCGCCATGCTGCCCGACCCGCTCGGGGCCGCCTGGCCGCGCCGTGATGCGGAACTCACCCTGCGCCCGGTGACGCTCGGGGATGTCGACGCCATGGTCACCTACCGCAGTCATCCGGAGGTGGTGCGCTACCTCATGCACGACGTGCTCGAGCGCGATGCGGTGGCCGCCCGCGTGGAGGAGCGCACGGGTCCGGTTGAGCCCGGTGCCACGAAGGTGGTGCGTGGTGCGGTGATCGAGCTGGAGGGTCGCGTGGTGGGGGACGTGATGATGGCCGTCAAGCGCCGGGAGTCGGGTGACGACGAGCTGTGGATCGGCTACGCCCTGCACCCCGACCTGTGGGGGCGTGGCCTGGCCACGCGGGTGGTGCGCCTGCTGGTGTCGCTCGCCGACGAGATGGGCCTGGTGGCCTGCGCGCACACCCGTCCGGGGAACGTTGGTTCGGAGCGGGTGCTGGCCAAGGGTGGGTTCGAGTGCGTCGGGGAGGACGAGGCCGACGGCATGCTGCGGAGGGTCTGGCGGCGGCCGGGGTGGGAGGGTTGAGTCATGAGGTTCGGCTACGAGGTCTTCCACGACGACGTGCGGGTCCCGGCTCGGTTCTACGTGTCGGTCCTGGGTTTCACGCTCGACGGCCCGGAGGGCCTCACGGAGAGCACGGACTACTGCACGGTGACGCGTGACGGGCTGACCGTGGGGTGCAGTCGGATGGTTGGGGCGCCCACCACCCCGCGCAAGCCGCCGGTGGGCAGCGAGATCGTCCTGCGCGTGGAGGACGTGCATCGTGAGCACGATCGGGTCCGGGCGGCCGGATGGCCCGTCGAGGACCCGCTGCAGGAGCGGCCCTGGGGTCTGACCGACTTCCGGGTGTTCGACCCGACCGGCCAGTACCTCCGCATCACCAGCTCGCACGGCGCCGCGTCACCGTCCGTGGCCTGACGCCGATCTGTGCGCCGGCTTGCGCTCGGTGGACCATCGGGGCATGACCTCCCCGCTGCCCCCCCCCGCCCTGGACGAGCTGGTGGGCCGGCGGCGGTCGACGCGGGGCCACTGTGGATTTGGGCCGGCGGCGTTGACTGCGGGGAGGCCCACGGAGTCGTGAGAGAGGAAACCGGCATGGACGTCATCGTCATCGGGGGTGGGATCGCCGGACTGGCGACGGCCGTCGGGCTGGCCCGGGCCGGTCGTGCGGTCACGGTCCTGGAGCGGCGGGAGCGGATCGAGGAGCTCGGTGCGGGGGTCATCCTGTGGCCCAACGCCCTGCGAGCCCTCGGCGAGCTGGGGCTGCGGGAGCAGGTGCACGGCGTGGCGGAGCTCGAGGCCGTCGGTGGCTTCCGGCGGCCGGACGGGACGTGGCTCAACCGCCTCGATGGCCGGCGGTTCTCCGCGGCGCACGGCGAGGTGGCCGCCATCCACCGTGGCGACCTCATCGACCTGCTCCATGAGGCGGCAGTCGAGGCAGGTGCCGAGATCCGCTGCGGGCAGGCGGTTGCTGCGGTGGAACCCGATCCGGGGGGTGGGGCCATCGTCGTGATGGAGGACGGCCGCCGGGTGTCGGCAGAGCTCGTCATCGGGGCGGACGGCTTGCGCAGCGCGGTGCGGGAAGCTGCGTTCCCTGCCGCCGGCGCGCCGCGGTCGACGGGCCTCACCGCTTGGCGCTGGGTCGTCGACGCCGCGGCGTCCGGGCTGCCGGCGCCCCTCGTGCCGAGCGTGACGATCGGGGCCGGCACGGAGCTGGGGGTCGTGCCGCTGCCCGGGGGCCGGGCGTACTGCTACTTCTCCAGCGTCCGGAGGCCCGACGGGGCGACGCCGGGACCCGAGCTGGGCCGGGAGTGGCACGACCCCGTGCCCGCCCTCGTGGCCGCGGGCGAGGCCGGCGGCATGCTCTGCCACGAGCTCTGGGACCTCCCGCCGATGCCGAGCTTCGTCCACCCGGAGCTGCCCGTCGCGCTGGTCGGCGACGCAGCCCACGCCATGACGCCGCACCTGGGGCAGGGGGCGGCGCAGGGGCTGGAGGACGCTGCCGCGCTGGCCCGCCTCGTGAAGACGACCGGTGACGCCCGTGAGTTGCTGGGCGCCTACGACCGGGAGCGAGGTGACCGGGCCCGCGCCGTCCAGCGGGCCTCCCGGCAGGCGATGGGGGCGCTCACCATCACCCACCCCGCCCTCGTCGCCGTGCGGGACACCCTGATCAGGCTCCTGCCGGGCGTCGTCGTCGAGCGCGCGATGGCCCGCTGGGTGCGAACCGGCTGAGCGCGGCCTTGAGTGTTGGGGCGGGAATCTCGCTGGACGGCGCGGGGCCCGCGAGGGACGATCGTGCGCACGGATGTGGAGGACGAGATCTCAGCGGGGTGGGCCGGGGTTGACCAAGCTGATCCGACGGCGACGATCGAGTACTTCCGGGCGTGGCGTGATCGCGACCCCGGCAGCGGGGTGCTCACCTTCGAGCTGGCCAGCGCCTATGACTGGGCCGGGCGGGAGCAGGAAGCGATTCCCCTCTACGAGCAGGCGATCCGGAGTGGGCTGGCCGCTGACCGTGATCGGCAGGCGCGCATCCAGCTGGGGAGCAGCCTGCGGAACGTGGGCCATCCGGCCGAGGCGGCGGAGGTCCTGCGCGGGGCGGTCGCGGACTACCCGGACAGTGGCGCCGCGGTCTGCTTCCTGGCCCTGGCGCTGGCGGAGCTGGGTGAGGGTCGGGAGGCCACAGGCCGACTCATCACGCTGGTCACGGAGCGGCAGGTGGACGATGACGTGGCGGACTACCGTCGGCCACTCTCGGCCTATGCGCAGGAGCTGTGGGCCGAGGGCGGCTGACCGCCGAGCCCACGTGCGGCCCTGAGCCGGCTCCGCCTCAGAGCGCCTGGGCCCAGCGCCCGTGGTGGTGGGTGAAGTACGCCGGGGTGCCGTCCTGCGCGAGCACGAAGGACGACGCTCGTGGCGAGCGCGGCATGCCCGGCAGGATGCTCGCCCCCTCGTTGGCCAGCCACAGGTCCGCCTCGGCGCGCACCAGGTCGGCGAACTCCGCCCGCACCCGGGGCGGGACGTAGGCCAGGACGGCCGAGTGCTGCACCACCACCGTGGCTCCCGGGGCCGCCCGGCGGGCCTGCGCCACCAGTGCCGGCAGCCCGGCCAGGAGGTCACCCCGCACCAGGTGGATCTCCTCGCTCCGGGCCACACCCACCGCGGCCCGGAGCCGCTCGCGGCGCTCCTCGTGCTCCGGCCAGACGAGCGTCTCGAGCCAGTCCGTCGCCTCCCGGTCCCGGACGTCCAGCGGGTTGAGATCCAGCCCACCCCGCCACACCACCTCGGGCAGGCGCTCCGGCGCGGGCAGGCCGCGCAGCTCGCACTCCAGCACCACGGACGAAGGCCCGTCCACGGGATCCAGGGTCAGCTCCGCGTCACCGGTGAAGCGGTAGGAGTACCGGTCGGGCAGCAGGCAGAGACCGGCGGCCGCACCCACCTCGAGGAGCGCGACGGGGCCCTCCACCCGGGACAGGGCCGGGAGCAGCGTGGCGCAGCGGGCGGCCTCGTTGGTCTGGGTCGACCGGCTCTCGATGGTCGACCGGACGGCCGGCCACCGGGTCGTCAGCACCTTGCGCAGCGGGGCGTAGTCGGGCCGGGAGGCCTCCGCCCCGTGCGCGCGGGCGGCCGCGAACACCAGATTCGGCTGGCGCTTGGGCTCGGGCAGCTCCGTGAGCAGGGCCAGCACCTCGTCGTCCTCGGCGACCCCGGCAGCCCAGGCGGTGAATACCGGCGAGTCCCCGGCCTCGTGCGCGGCGAAGTTCCGGTAGAAGTCCCGGGTCGGCAGGTCACCTTCGACAGAACGCATGCCGTCACGCTACGGCCGCGCGGCCCGGCACCCCCGGATTGGTCCACTCCAGCGTGTAGCGGAAGCCCAGCCGGCGGCGGATGCGGGCGCCGGGCAGGGCGGTGCGGGCAGCTCGGCGGATCGCCCCGACGCTCTCGGCAGGGTCGGCCATCGGCACCTTTCCCCAGGGAGGCGGACCCTGCGAGACCCACGGGTGGCGTACGTACCCGATGACGGGGTTGGTCACCACCGAGGCCGCCTCCCAGGCCAGGTCGCCGGGACCGGCGGGGCGGGCGAGCCCGACGCACAGGAACCTCCCGCCCGGGCGCAGGATCGCGGCGACCTGGCGCAGCGCCTCGTCCAGGTCGAGGTGGTGCAGCACCGCGACCATCGTGACCAGGTCGACGCCCTCCCCCTCGGCGAGCTGCCCGAGGCGCGCGTCGTCGATGGAGACGTTCGGCAGGCCGGCGCAGCGGCGGGTGGCCGCTTCCCGCATCGCCGGGTCGATGTCGGTCCCGTGGACGTGCTCGAACCGCTCGGCCAGCAGGGCGGCCAGCTCGCCCCGGCCGCACCCCAGGTCGAGTGCCCGGCCACGTCGGGCGGGGAGGCGGGTGAGGATCCAGGGGTGGAATGCCTCGTTGTGGTTCCACGGGTGGCGGGCGTTCAGCCGGTCGAGCCAGTGGCCAGCCCTCCTCCGGGTGTCGTCCGGCGGGTGCGGGGTGCTCATGGGCCCACTGTGCCGGAGGCCCGCCGTCCGAGCCCTGGTCCGAAGGAGCCAGCCCGAGCTGGGGACCACCCCTCCGAACCCTTGCCCTGCGGAGGGTCCCCGGCCGTCAGCCCTTCGCGTCGTAGGTGACCTCGACGGTCTCGAAGCCGGCGGCCCCCAGCAGGCTCTCCAGCATCGCGGTGGTGTTGTGCTCGGCCCGCTGGACCATGCCGGTGTCACCGCCCGAGGCCGCCTCGCGCATCTGCTCCACGGCCTTCTTCTGCGCCTCGGCCTCGAGCTCCGAGCCCTTGAAGCGATCGGCCAGTCCCCGGTCGTGCTCCACCACGTAGGACTCCTCGACGTCGAGTGAGGGCTCGTCGAGCACCGGCTCGGGCAGGCTGACCTCGACGGTGCTCCCGTCCTCGGAGACGGTCACGCTCTGCTCCCCGAGGCCCGAGAAGTCCACCACCGCGTCCACCTCGCCCTTGCCGACGTAGAGGATCCGCTCGCCGCTGATCCACCCCGGCAGGTGCTCGGTGTCCTTCTCCAGGTCCACCACGGTCTCGAAGTATCCGGTGGCCGCGTGGAACTCCTCGATGTCCTCCAGCTGCTTGAGCACCGACGGCCCGGTCCGGTCCACCGTCTCGGTCTCGAAGAGGCTCCACCGGGAGAGCAGGCTCCCCCCGAACAGCGCGACGGCCGCCAGCAGCAGGGCCAGGGCGACGACCGCGCCGATGACCGCCCACAGGCAGCCCGAGAGCCTCCGCCCGCGGGGCCGTCCGTGCGTGATCGCGGTCGCGCCGCTGTCCTCGGTCATGGGCTGGAGGATAGCCGCGGGTGTGGCGGGGCAGGCCTCACGGGAGGTCGCGCCAGAGGATGAGGAGGTCGACCGGCCCATGGGTGGGGTGGATGAACCCACCGGGGGCGGCGCCGATGGTGCGGAACCCCTCCGGCTCGTAGAGCCGCACGGCGCCAGACGACCCCCTGGCGCCGCCGACGCCCTGGTGGCCCTGGTGTGGTCCTTCCTCGACGCCCGGAGTGGCAGGTCGGTGTTCTGGGTGCTGCTGGTGTGGGCGGTCGTGGGCCTGGTGCTCGGCGCCCTGGGGGCGCTGCAGGCGCAGGGCCTCGACGACCCGCTGGACCGCGGCATCCTGCTCGACGACCTCAAGGGCCTGCCCCTGATGGGGGGCCTGCTCACCCTCGTGCCGGCGCTGGTCGGCGCGATGGTGGGCTGGGTGATCCGCGGCCTCGGGGGGTCCGGGCGGTAGAGGGAGCCCCCGGACGCGCCGGGGCACGCTGGCACAATGCCTTTCCCACCCCCCATCGGAGGAGGCCGCGTGTACGAGTCCGAGAAGCTCTGGCGAGACGTCGATGAGTACTTCGTCCGGGAGCTGTGCCCCGAGGACGACGCGCTGACCGCGGCGAGGACGTCCTCGCGCGATGCGGGACTGCCCGACCACGAGGTGGCCGCGAACCAGGGTCAGCTCCTGGCCCTGATCTGCCAGATGATCGACGCCCGGCGGGTGCTGGAGTTCGGCACCTTGGCCGGGTACTCCACCATCTGGCTCGCCCGGGCTGTCGGTGCGGAGGGGCGCGTGACCACCCTGGAGGTCGACGAGACCGCCGCCCGGGTCTCGCGGGAGAACTTCGAGCGGGCGGGGGTGGCCGACCGCATCGACCTCCTGCCGGGGCCGGCCACCGAGAGCTCCGCCGGCCTCGTCCGGGACGGGGTGGAGCCCTACGACCTGGTCTTCATCGACGCGGACAAGGCCAACAACCTGGCCTACCTGGAGGCGGCGCTCGTGCTGACACGGCCCGGGTCGGTGATCGTGGGGGACAACGTGGTCCGCAACGGCGCGGTGGTCGACCCGGCGTCGGAGGACCCCCGCGTGCGGGGCTCGCGCTCCCTCATCGAGGCGATCGGCCGCGACGACCGGCTGGACGCGACCGCGCTGCAGACCGTCGGCTCCAAGGGGTGGGACGGGTTCGTGCTGGCCCGCGTGCGGTGAGCGCGCAGGGGGCACGGGATCTCGAGGTGCGCAACCAGGCCCGGGTGCACCTCTGGTACGCGGAGAAGTTCGGGGTGCCCGCCCCGCCCTTCCGGCGGGCCACCGACGGCATCGACGCGTTCGTCGCCACGACCTGCCAGGTGGGCATCACCCGGGAGGCCGAGGGGCTGCGCGTGTACGCACCGCACGGGCTGGAGGACGTGTTCGCGCTTCGTCTGCGCCCGCACCGTGCCCGGCCCCTGCAGGATGTCTACGAGGCCAAGGCCCGCGACTACCAGCGGCGCTGGCCATCCCTGACCGTCGAGCCGTGGTGAACGCTGGAGCGAGTTGCACGTCTCGGTGTGGCGCCGCCCCGCGTGAGGCCCCGCGGACCTGAGGGTGCCCATCCGCCCAGCCTCGTGGACCTCACGAGCCCGTGCGCCAGACTGACCCCATGACGCACCCGGAGGTCCAGCTCACCCACCTGCCCGCCGGCGACGGCCCGGCCCTGGCCCTGCACGGCGGCGCCGGGGTCGACCCGGCCTCGCTCACCGATGAGCGCACGGTCGCCTGCCACGAGGTGCTCGAGCAGGCGGTGCGCGCCGGCCGCTCCGTCCTCGATGCCGGCGGCCCGGCGCTGGATGCCGTCTGCGCCTCGGTGCAGGTGCTGGAGGACAGCGAGTACTTCAACTCCGGTCGCGGTGCCGCCCTCACCACTGAGGGCGTCG encodes:
- a CDS encoding type II toxin-antitoxin system Phd/YefM family antitoxin, which codes for MKTLSYTESRRRYAEVLDHVVDDREEVVITRAGHEPVVIVSLEEYESLRETAYLMRSPANARRLLDAMDRLEAGGGTEHELIETD
- a CDS encoding winged helix-turn-helix domain-containing protein, which gives rise to MDRKSIVIRLDSSDVASARFTTSPAHELVRIVRALVAPARFPAHRALLRDVRAAAPTTSLATLTQVITARGYVPDFLTPMTEDPAVVAELIRATPAEEITAQLGELVQDGRADPTTVSRLADDPDGTAAALAEAVDALWQEAIEPLWPAMRQVLLADIHARAASVASAGFGAMINGLHPTLMWTGQAIVRTSSRYADDTGPGRALILVPTIFGWPNVQTSTDPARPPTVLYPARNATSDWASPPTQALDRLVGRTRARALAHLDFPAATSDVAHALGIALSTAHHHLDVLASAGLVDRHREGTTVWHLRTPLGDRLVRAPR
- a CDS encoding O-methyltransferase; its protein translation is MYESEKLWRDVDEYFVRELCPEDDALTAARTSSRDAGLPDHEVAANQGQLLALICQMIDARRVLEFGTLAGYSTIWLARAVGAEGRVTTLEVDETAARVSRENFERAGVADRIDLLPGPATESSAGLVRDGVEPYDLVFIDADKANNLAYLEAALVLTRPGSVIVGDNVVRNGAVVDPASEDPRVRGSRSLIEAIGRDDRLDATALQTVGSKGWDGFVLARVR
- a CDS encoding tetratricopeptide repeat protein, giving the protein MRTDVEDEISAGWAGVDQADPTATIEYFRAWRDRDPGSGVLTFELASAYDWAGREQEAIPLYEQAIRSGLAADRDRQARIQLGSSLRNVGHPAEAAEVLRGAVADYPDSGAAVCFLALALAELGEGREATGRLITLVTERQVDDDVADYRRPLSAYAQELWAEGG
- a CDS encoding Txe/YoeB family addiction module toxin, translating into MRLVWDENAWEDYLWWQAQDRKVLKRINTLLKDVARNGNEGTGKPEALKHSLAGYWSRRITDEHRLVHKVTEDEIRIAACRYHYG
- a CDS encoding FAD-dependent oxidoreductase → MDVIVIGGGIAGLATAVGLARAGRAVTVLERRERIEELGAGVILWPNALRALGELGLREQVHGVAELEAVGGFRRPDGTWLNRLDGRRFSAAHGEVAAIHRGDLIDLLHEAAVEAGAEIRCGQAVAAVEPDPGGGAIVVMEDGRRVSAELVIGADGLRSAVREAAFPAAGAPRSTGLTAWRWVVDAAASGLPAPLVPSVTIGAGTELGVVPLPGGRAYCYFSSVRRPDGATPGPELGREWHDPVPALVAAGEAGGMLCHELWDLPPMPSFVHPELPVALVGDAAHAMTPHLGQGAAQGLEDAAALARLVKTTGDARELLGAYDRERGDRARAVQRASRQAMGALTITHPALVAVRDTLIRLLPGVVVERAMARWVRTG
- a CDS encoding DUF4230 domain-containing protein, which translates into the protein MTEDSGATAITHGRPRGRRLSGCLWAVIGAVVALALLLAAVALFGGSLLSRWSLFETETVDRTGPSVLKQLEDIEEFHAATGYFETVVDLEKDTEHLPGWISGERILYVGKGEVDAVVDFSGLGEQSVTVSEDGSTVEVSLPEPVLDEPSLDVEESYVVEHDRGLADRFKGSELEAEAQKKAVEQMREAASGGDTGMVQRAEHNTTAMLESLLGAAGFETVEVTYDAKG
- a CDS encoding nucleotidyltransferase family protein, whose product is MRNQARVHLWYAEKFGVPAPPFRRATDGIDAFVATTCQVGITREAEGLRVYAPHGLEDVFALRLRPHRARPLQDVYEAKARDYQRRWPSLTVEPW
- a CDS encoding GNAT family N-acetyltransferase, coding for MLPDPLGAAWPRRDAELTLRPVTLGDVDAMVTYRSHPEVVRYLMHDVLERDAVAARVEERTGPVEPGATKVVRGAVIELEGRVVGDVMMAVKRRESGDDELWIGYALHPDLWGRGLATRVVRLLVSLADEMGLVACAHTRPGNVGSERVLAKGGFECVGEDEADGMLRRVWRRPGWEG
- a CDS encoding DUF2332 domain-containing protein; the encoded protein is MRSVEGDLPTRDFYRNFAAHEAGDSPVFTAWAAGVAEDDEVLALLTELPEPKRQPNLVFAAARAHGAEASRPDYAPLRKVLTTRWPAVRSTIESRSTQTNEAARCATLLPALSRVEGPVALLEVGAAAGLCLLPDRYSYRFTGDAELTLDPVDGPSSVVLECELRGLPAPERLPEVVWRGGLDLNPLDVRDREATDWLETLVWPEHEERRERLRAAVGVARSEEIHLVRGDLLAGLPALVAQARRAAPGATVVVQHSAVLAYVPPRVRAEFADLVRAEADLWLANEGASILPGMPRSPRASSFVLAQDGTPAYFTHHHGRWAQAL
- a CDS encoding class I SAM-dependent methyltransferase, with the protein product MSTPHPPDDTRRRAGHWLDRLNARHPWNHNEAFHPWILTRLPARRGRALDLGCGRGELAALLAERFEHVHGTDIDPAMREAATRRCAGLPNVSIDDARLGQLAEGEGVDLVTMVAVLHHLDLDEALRQVAAILRPGGRFLCVGLARPAGPGDLAWEAASVVTNPVIGYVRHPWVSQGPPPWGKVPMADPAESVGAIRRAARTALPGARIRRRLGFRYTLEWTNPGVPGRAAVA
- a CDS encoding glyoxalase, which gives rise to MTATPLPYASEPVASPFGYGIHHVQLAIPPGAEDEARSFYVDLLGLLEVAKPPVLAARGGLWVRADRLEIHLGIEQDFRAAAKAHPGILVTDLDALDGHLTGQGVATTWDANFPGMRRFYVHDPFGNRIEFLQPAVE
- a CDS encoding VOC family protein, translated to MRFGYEVFHDDVRVPARFYVSVLGFTLDGPEGLTESTDYCTVTRDGLTVGCSRMVGAPTTPRKPPVGSEIVLRVEDVHREHDRVRAAGWPVEDPLQERPWGLTDFRVFDPTGQYLRITSSHGAASPSVA